The following are from one region of the Candidatus Acidulodesulfobacterium ferriphilum genome:
- a CDS encoding glutamate-5-semialdehyde dehydrogenase, with translation MEPETESIEEIARKAYATSSFIASAGISTKLNILNTIKNLLIENKNNVILENRKDVENAQSRGLSVPMVDRLTISEKTFNSMIKSVEDVGKIKDPVGEIEDITVRPNGLMVGKMRIPLGVIGIIYESRPTVTIDASILCLLSGNAVILRGGSEAFNSNMILASIISKSLNLNGLPPQIVSMVPYTDRSAIKELISQKKYIDLIIPRGGEGLISYVIENSKIPVIKHDKGLCHIYVDEYADIKKSLNVIINAKVQRPSVCNALETLLVHSSILDRFMPEMLGELKKNGVEVRVDDEILNIYKQEFNFLVAAEQDDWDTEYLNLTLAVKSVPNMDAAVEHIKKHGSNHTEAILTENYANALEFIKRVNSSCVLINASTRFNDGFELGLGAEIGISTSKIHAFGPMGARELTTTKFIVFGSYQTRT, from the coding sequence ATGGAACCTGAAACAGAATCTATCGAAGAAATTGCAAGAAAGGCGTACGCCACAAGCAGTTTTATCGCAAGCGCCGGGATAAGCACAAAACTAAATATACTTAATACGATTAAAAACCTTTTAATCGAAAACAAAAATAATGTAATCCTTGAAAATAGAAAGGATGTGGAAAATGCACAGTCCCGCGGGCTTAGCGTTCCGATGGTTGACAGGCTGACGATTTCCGAAAAGACATTCAATTCAATGATTAAGTCGGTAGAAGATGTGGGGAAAATTAAAGACCCTGTAGGAGAAATAGAAGATATTACGGTTAGGCCAAACGGGCTTATGGTCGGAAAGATGCGGATACCGCTTGGCGTCATAGGTATTATTTATGAATCGAGACCGACCGTTACAATAGATGCATCCATACTTTGCCTGTTATCTGGAAATGCCGTAATTTTAAGGGGCGGGTCGGAGGCTTTTAATTCCAATATGATACTGGCTTCAATAATCTCGAAAAGTTTAAATCTTAACGGCCTTCCGCCTCAAATAGTTTCAATGGTTCCTTATACCGATAGATCTGCTATTAAAGAATTAATTTCTCAAAAAAAATATATAGATTTAATAATACCGAGGGGCGGAGAAGGGCTTATATCCTATGTTATCGAAAACTCTAAAATTCCCGTGATAAAACATGATAAAGGCCTCTGTCACATATATGTCGATGAATATGCCGATATTAAGAAGTCGCTTAATGTCATTATTAATGCAAAAGTTCAAAGGCCGTCGGTTTGCAATGCATTAGAAACGCTTTTAGTCCATTCCTCCATACTTGACAGGTTTATGCCTGAAATGCTCGGCGAACTTAAAAAAAACGGCGTGGAAGTGAGAGTTGACGATGAAATTTTAAATATTTACAAACAGGAATTTAATTTTCTTGTAGCGGCAGAACAGGACGATTGGGATACCGAATATTTAAATCTTACACTGGCAGTAAAATCGGTCCCCAATATGGACGCCGCCGTAGAACATATTAAAAAACACGGTTCCAATCATACCGAAGCAATACTTACCGAAAATTACGCCAACGCTCTTGAGTTCATAAAAAGGGTAAACTCTTCCTGCGTTCTTATAAACGCTTCTACTAGATTTAACGATGGTTTTGAGCTAGGGCTCGGGGCGGAAATAGGCATATCCACTTCAAAAATTCATGCATTTGGACCGATGGGCGCAAGGGAACTTACCACGACTAAATTTATCGTTTTCGGCAGCTATCAGACAAGGACATGA
- the nadD gene encoding nicotinate (nicotinamide) nucleotide adenylyltransferase: protein MNIGIFGGTFDPIHYGHLRAAEEITQNFLEKVIFVPTNITSNKEKVPSSSQERLEMIKIAINDHKKFTVSDIEIKRGGISYSYDTVIQFKKLYPDDDLYFIIGMDAYFDLKNWKNGELLFGMINFIVINRNNIRFNPKDLIKLTSFLPDGIKGQIDIDHKNKRFVTSKNRYINFLKITRMDISSTIIRNNFKKNISNLYLLPKDVINYIINKKMYI from the coding sequence ATGAATATCGGCATTTTCGGCGGAACATTTGATCCGATTCATTACGGACATTTAAGGGCGGCGGAAGAAATTACGCAAAACTTTTTGGAAAAAGTTATATTTGTCCCGACAAACATAACTTCTAATAAAGAAAAAGTACCTTCAAGTTCGCAAGAAAGGCTTGAAATGATAAAAATCGCAATAAACGATCATAAAAAATTCACAGTTTCGGATATTGAAATTAAAAGAGGCGGAATTTCTTACTCATATGACACCGTTATTCAGTTTAAGAAATTATACCCGGATGACGATTTATATTTTATTATAGGAATGGATGCGTATTTTGATTTAAAAAATTGGAAAAACGGCGAACTCCTCTTTGGCATGATTAATTTTATCGTTATTAACAGAAATAATATAAGGTTTAATCCAAAAGATCTAATAAAACTTACATCTTTTTTGCCGGACGGGATAAAAGGGCAAATCGATATAGACCATAAAAACAAAAGATTTGTCACGTCTAAAAATAGATATATAAATTTCCTTAAAATAACAAGAATGGATATTTCATCTACAATAATCAGGAATAACTTTAAAAAAAACATTTCCAACCTATATCTATTGCCAAAGGATGTTATTAATTATATAATTAATAAAAAGATGTATATTTAA
- the rsfS gene encoding ribosome silencing factor, producing MRSIIGSLLEKKAHDVIVLDIRRISAMTDFVIIAGGSSDRQISSIANNLIDSIKKRPFGVEGLSGSRWVVIDYGDVIIHIIHDDLRPYYNLEGLWPDAKELIVEN from the coding sequence ATAAGGTCTATAATAGGCTCCCTTTTAGAGAAAAAGGCTCACGATGTTATCGTGCTCGATATTAGAAGGATTTCCGCAATGACCGATTTTGTTATTATCGCGGGCGGTTCATCCGATCGTCAAATATCATCGATAGCCAACAATTTAATAGATTCCATAAAAAAGCGTCCCTTCGGAGTGGAGGGGCTTTCAGGTTCGAGATGGGTCGTAATTGACTATGGAGATGTCATAATACACATAATTCACGACGATTTAAGGCCGTATTATAACCTTGAAGGATTATGGCCCGATGCCAAAGAGTTAATTGTGGAAAATTAA